One Salvia miltiorrhiza cultivar Shanhuang (shh) unplaced genomic scaffold, IMPLAD_Smil_shh original_scaffold_455, whole genome shotgun sequence genomic window, ACCTGGACCGATCCAGGTTGACTATCCACTTTAGGTCCCAATTGTCTAACAGACGGGCTGCATTCGGCCTAAACCCACCAAGCTAGTTTGCCAGTTTGGCACAATCCTAAAAAGCCCAACTAGTCAAACGGACTGGTCCGTCTAGCCCGAAAAGCTGTAGATCGACTTAAATCGATAACCAGGCTGGAGGTATCACATCCGGCCCAAGGGTTACCGCCCACCTTGTTGACGAAGTCACATGACCTAACCATCAACCCTAAAAAATATCTTTCGCCAAGCTGACACAGTCAAAGGATGAATCTttatgatcccgtccaaatcgcaacaacttgGAAGTGGAAAGCGTGGACGGATAAGGTCAGTCTGTAAAACCCTAGTGGCTGGCTGCCCTTTATATAGACAGACTGACTAGGTTACAAAGGGACACGAAATCCTACTTGCTCTTTACTCtttgaattctctctactccgccgcctagccaacttggcctatctccgcctcccatattccattatcacaacactgtcaccgtttccaccctccgacgccgcttacagcctgAAATAACCGCACACTCCAGCCTGCCTTTCTCTCAATTTCAATTCGCTTATCATTCTATTTGGCTATTCcgatactgacttgagcgtcggaggctctacggtcgacacccccacccggtgctcaacctagggctcttacgtgttcttgtgttgacaggttgctagtgcccaatccatccggacgtgcagacgtcaacttcaattgtagattttagcctctacacccgatgggctagcccgaaacccgaaagtttagggttagggttgaagatttacaacccgaaaaaatctccaacccgattagcccgcacccgactaacccgaaacccgatagggctagcccaaaaacccgatgggctggcccgattgacatccctacttaaatgaattaaataaataaatctaagtTGAAGatgagaagaaagaaaaaagagaaagaaatagATTGTACAATAATTAGAGCAGGCGGTACAATCTAGTTTGCCAGCCTTACAGGATACGTCTACCATCATTCTTGTTTCCCTTCTTCGCATATTCAATGTCGGTTCACGTCTCATTTACTTCTTATTATTTCCTACGCCGATTTCTCCCAACTTTCCTCTCACAAATCCAGTAACCCTCCAATTCCTTTGTGATATATAATCGTCTCTAACATTCCACACCTTAATTTTACTGTAGTGGAGACTTCATCGATAGTACTTGTATCTATTGGTAAGCATACAATCTTTACTCAATTGAACTTGATCTCTGCTTGCGGTTAGTATTCTCGCTCTAGAATTAAATTCATATCGACTGGAATTCGTCGCGGGTTTCTGTTTTGAGATGTTTTTAGATGAAAGCTTGGATCTTtacttgttttcctttttctttttgctcTTTAATTATCAATCAACAACAGAAAATTCTTGAACTTCCCTTGATTGCTATCTGTTTCATAAAATTGTCGATATTCGTACACTGTAGTGAATTATGGTCTGGTTTTTCTTGTTAGGTTACTTGGAATTTGTTTTTTCTCGTAGAATTTATTTcagcgtgtgtgtgtgtgatgtgTGTGATTTCCAATATATAGGATTATTGCTGAGGGTCTATTTGTTAAAGTGTTCCTTTCCAACTTGGGTTTCAATCCCTTTTCCGTTTTTGTTATTTGTAAGTGTTTGAATCATTCATTCCCCTTTCTTTCTTTGATCAGTCACTCACCGTTAACATCAGGAAGCTATAATTCTGCTAATTCGATTACTGATGTCGTGCTCAAATTCGTCTTTGCTGGCATTGCCAACAGAAGGAGAGGATCAGATAATGACCTCAAATGCTAATCCATCCGTACCTACTCAGCATCAAAGTCGGGGTTCCCTGCCCGTTCCCGTAGCAATCCTTTGGGACATTGAGAACTGTCCCGTGCCAAGTGATGTAAGGCCCGAGGATGTGGCTGGTAACATCAGGATGGCATTGCGGGTTCATCCTCTTATTGATGGAGCTGTCACTACTTTTTCTGCATACGGGGATTTCAATGCTTTCCCCAGGCGACTGAGAGAAGGTTGCCAGAGAACGGGTGTCAAGCTTGTTGATGTTCCAAATGGTCGAAAGGATGCTGCTGACAAGGCTATCTTGGTTGATATGTTCCTTTTTGCTCTCGATAACCCTCCACCGTCTCCCATCATGCTTATATCAGGGGATGTCGATTTTGCCCCTGCTCTCCACATTCTAGGTCAGAGAGGATACACTGTCATCCTTGTTATTCCCTCTGGGACTGGTGtctcgtctgctctgagtaatGCCGGGAGGTTCGTTTGGGAATGGACTAGTGTCGCTCGTGGGGAAGTCTTTGTGCCCAATGTTAAGGGATTAAAACCGCCTTGTGAAGGTCCAGCAGAAGTTACCGGGCCTCTAATGGGGTGTCAGGTCAGTGATGGTGTCGAAGGCCATAACGAAGAAGAATCAATAGTGTATCGAGGAGCTTCAAGAGGCTGTTACAGTAATACCAAAGAAGTTTCAGTGGTCTCGCAGTCTCTATCTGAATATAGTACGAGATCGATAGTGAAGCTCCAAAATCCCACAACTACAAGATCGGATGGTCTGCCATTTGGACTTAATGAAGTTTCAACGGGATCACCTGCTTATTGTGTGGAAAACGACTTGATGTGGGTGCAGCCGGGAGATCTCAATGGTTTGAAGGGCCAATTGGTGAAGTTGCTTGACTTGTTTGGTGGTGTTTTGCCTCTAACTCGTCTTCCGGCAGAGTACCAGAAGATGTATGGACGGCCTCTGTATGTTTCCGAATATGGTGCTGCTAAACTCGTAAATCTCCTGAAAAAGATGGTTGGTGCAATCAGTGTCGAGGGGAAGGGCCAGAGGAAGATTGTATGCCTCCGTAACCCAAAGCCCGAGCCAGTTGGTCCTACGCCCACAGTGATTTTAGCTAGgcgggaaaagaaaggaaaagcgGCCGTGGAAGATAGCATTGACATAATGATTGAAGCTGGTTCTTCCGATGAGTTGTCAGACGAAGAAAGGTTGGCTATTGAGGAAAACTGCGGTAAGAGAGGAGGGGGAGAGAAATTTAGCTTTGAGATAACGGATGATTCACGGGTTATTGATAACCTCAAAAGGTTTAGATATGAGCTCCAAGACATCTTGGTAAGCTACTCTTATCAAATTTTTCTTCATTGCTTTGAGACAATATATCATCAAAGATACAAAAGACAACTTGATTATACGAACTTTGGAGTGAGTCATCTAGGAGAGCTTCTTGAAAAGGTGAGAGATATTGTGGTGGTGCAGGTGGACCCAGTAAGTAAAAGAAAATTTATGATTGCAATCGGTGCATAGTTGAAAAAAATTGCATGGCCCAGGTGGGGGTCTTTTCTTCCTCATCGTGGTGGTTGTTCTCCATTACCTTGTAGTTTTATTTGGGAAGTGGAGAACGGGAAAAGTGTGTGCATTTCCCGTTCTGTCTAACACAGTATTGTCGTATTTTATATGGAGCGGTTACTTTAGTATTCTCATCGCAAACACTGAATCTGATCAGCCCAAATGGGGGATCCTTTCTGTATATTAGGTTTTGGCTTGATTTAATCACATGCAACGCGAGGCCACAAGTTGTTTTCGTTTATTTATGAATATGATCCTGCTTCTAAGATCCTCAGTGTTTGCAGTACATTTTTTGGCACTAACTGTTGAGTTTCATTTTCCTTTACTCTGGGTGGTAATGTTTTCCTGATCATGATTTCGACCACTTAGATAATGTTGGTCTTTAGCCTTTGGCTCTTGAGCATTGTATTGCTGTGAAGCGGTGTCGAGCGCCTATCAGCATATTGGAGAAATGGAGCAACTGGTTCTTGGCTGATCATAAATGAGAAATGACTTGTTTGCATGATGGTTGAGATTTATTATGTTATGATTTGATGAGCAAAGCTAGCCTCCTACAATGTAAGGCTCATTCTTTTTTAGGTAAGATGATGATTGCTAATTTACTAATGCCACTTATAATTCCATTTTGTTTGGTCTCCTCTACTGCTGCAGGATGCTACCGGAAGGGAACGAACGTCTGCTTATTAACATCGGGTACTCAAACATTCAACAACTTTGCGCTTTCCAAATGTAGTGTTGTTCGATTTATAATCTTTGCTTCGTCATGCTTTGTTGTTAAAAGAAACATATAGTGCTGCGAAGGGAAATAATGCCAGTCTTCTCTGTTGTTGCTTTGCTAAAATCTCAACTGTTTCGTTCTCACCTAGAACTACAACTGCAAGTAGAGCAAATGATAGCCATTTGACTGGAGAGAAAGGTATCTCAATTCTCATGGATTCATATTTGTGTATCTAATGATCTTTAGATCAACTTCAAATTTTCCTTGATCATCTTCTGATCAAGTATTAGATCTTATATTGGGACATTTTTTCTGCATTTCTGGCTATTTCAGAGCAACGAGAGTCGCACTGCTATGTATCTTCTCCAAGTGTGCTCATGTGCTATCAAGCTCATATCCGGTACCATATTTGTAATTTTACACCCAGATGCAGAAAGCAACGAGATCACCTCAAACATGAATGTAAATTTTTGTTTGCCAAAAACCCTATTTACTTTTCCTATCACAACCAAATACAAAAGAAAGATCAATCAATGATAATACTTGTGAAATGTTCCCCAAAAAACTAGATTTTTATATTTGCTGATTTATGTTCCTTCCGAGTCTCAAACCTTCTTCTTCTAGACAAGAGACTTCCCATAAATAGCATTCTCTTCTGTGTCACGGAGCCGCGAGCTTCGTGTACGAGGCTAACTCGTCTCCTTAGATGGACGGCATATTGCTAGGCGACTGCGGGGAGCCCATCTCCAGCAAGAAGCTCCTGCTGCAGTACGATCTCGACGTGCTCGAGGAAGAAGCAAGATTCCTATCTCCACTGAAAAAAACATGCTTCCCTCTGCTCTTCCTTCCCCGGTTCTCCGTTCCCTCGCCCTCTTCATCCTCGACAGCTTCAACGAATCCGCTGTGCATAGGGTCCGAGCTCTCGTACAGAAGCCTCAGAACCTGCTTAATCGAAGGCCTCCCCCGGCCCTCTCTCTGCGTGCACCACCGCACGATTGCAATGGCTGTCTGAAGCTGATCGAAGTCGTAGGTATCGCCCAGATATGGATCCACGAGCTCGTCCATCCTCGACTCTGACTCCAAAATGGCCTGCGCCCACTCAATGATGTTCTTGTTGTCTTGTATCGTTCGCCTTCCCGTGATCAGCTCCAGTAAGACGATGCCGTAACTGTACACATCGCTCTTCTCTGTTAGCTCTTGCGTTATTACGTATTCGGGGTCCAAATAACCCGGTGTCCCTCGTATGTCGGTGTTTACGGGTTCAAAGAAAATCGAGCCGTTTTTCGAAGCGTGTGCGAGGCCGAAATCAGCAAGCTGGAGATAGCAATGTAGATGTCAATATGCTTGAACTGTGTTTGTTATAGGTCAAAAATACCaattcactaatcatacttacCTTGGCCACAAAGTTCTCATCTAGTAATATATTGCTCGACTTTACATCTCTATGGCACAATGGAGGGTCACAATAAAAATGGAGGTACTCCTGCAACAGGAAAATTAATAGTagatatttttttcataactaGTAGTATTAAGCAGGAAATTGAAATATATTTGTAAACCGCAACAGATCCTATTAATATAGGCAAACCACAATTAATTTAGGCAAAAATGTGATTGAAATCTATCTTATCAGGACTTTTCGTATATCATCACTATCATGGAACTTACCAGTGCATTTGCCACGTCGATGGCGATCTGAATTCTCGCCTGCCAGCTTAGGGGGGTTCTACCTTGTGCTGAAAAATGAGCAAACATGCACTTAGTAAATGAGTTGATTGAAGTATACGACGTATATATGTCGAAGACAGAAGATAGAGCCATATCACTGAGGATAAagaaaaacctaaaccctaatgaAGCTGAAATTTTATAAGGAAGAGCCTTATTAAAACCTTTGGAGGTAAACCCTAAAGGGAGATATATTAGTAAGGTGAATGCGGACATACCATGGAGATGATCCTTTAAGCTTCCGTTTGCCATGAATTCATACATCAGAAACCTTTCGTGCCTTTCTATGCAGAAGCCTCTCAAAGCAACAAGATGGCGATGGTGTAGTCGAGCAAGGAGCTCTAGTTCTCTGCAAAAGTCGCCTTCTGCCTGCTCCGACACTTTGCTCATCCGCTTCACTGCTGCGACTAAACCACCCGGAAACTCTGCTTTGTAAACAATTCCGAACCCTCCTTGTCCAATGACAGTGTTGAAGTTATTCGTGGCTTTCTTCGTCTCTCTGTAACTATATTTCCTGAACATACCCGACGGACCTTCACAGGATTCGTACACCACACAACAAATAAGATTTGGATACATACAAGCCCAAAACTGAGGAACCTTAACTGGAAACAAGAACATACCATCCTGAAATTTTCTTGCAGAAAGAGCAACAGCTTTTGGGGGCATATCGTCATTTGCATCACTATCCTCCAGCTCTCGGCTTTTCCTGCGGATCAGGACAGCCAATACTGCAAGAATGATCGAAGCAAGTGCTATAACTGCTATGCCAATGCTTAGAACCAACGGTAGCCGGTAAGGATGATGATTCCCCTTCAGAGATGTGTTCAGTGAAAGCTGAGTTGGACTAGCAGCATCAGGTGAACGAGGAGATGTCTCGGGCGGGGGTACAGGAGGGGCAGACCCTAAAATTGGCAGTTAAACTTAAGATTATAATCTAAATCTATTCAGAGCACGTGTTGTTTTATATCAAAAGAAGCCAGCTAAATCATGAGACCTACCTGAAGGAGTGATGAGACCTTGAACACCAAAGAAACAGCCAGCAAAGTCGAGTCTTGATACATAACCAACTTGGCTAGCAAGAGCAGCAAAAGTTGCATCCCTACAAGTGCTCAATGTCACATTATCTGTAGGCCCTAATAGATTCCGAAGATACAGAATGCCAGAGTTCAAGCACCTCCGGCAAGCTTTATTCTCCGAGAGAGGCACTCTGCAATTCTCAGTGACATCATTGAACTTTGGAGATTGAAGCATCTGTGTGACAGTTGATCGGCCTTGGCACTCGTAGTTTACATGTATCTTCGGGCCAAACCCACAGAAAACCGTTGCATTCTTTGTTACCCCGTAGAGCTCAAATGTTCTAGATATGGCGTGAATGCAGCTATCGGACATATTTGAAGCCACCCCCAATTCACTCGTCGTGTTTGCATATTGGGAGACGGAGATAGCTACCATGGCATTGATGTAGCGACAACACCTCCCTCTCTCTGCCGGATTGGAGCACAGGGAGGCGGCTAGTGTGAAATTAGACCGGCTTAAATCCAAGGGGCAATCTGCATAAACACAAGTACAAAGACATCATCACAATCTACAAATTAAACTCTCGTTTCGGATTAATCATAGCACAAGTTATGATGTTCTGATGAATTCATCTTCTATCTCAACTCTCTTCCAAAACCTCAGGCACACATAAAGAAGAAAACTGCGAGAAAACTATCAGCCTGCCGAGCTGCATTATGAATTATCCGGGTTTCTGCTATGTTTTTTTACAATTCCCAAGATTTTGCAAGTTGATGTCTATTACTATGTGAATGTGGTATTCTAAGACATCAAAAATCTTTCATCAGTTTATTCTAAATCAGTATTCTAAGCATGCAAGAGCAACTCATAGATTCTTCTCAATCTCCTCCAAATTCACAGTGCCAACAACCTCGAGACTCACCAATTTACAGATAATGGCACCAATCGTTCACATTTCAAATCCAAAACCTCAAAATAATGTGAAATGCGGATAATGTCATTTCCACTTCAAATCCAAAacctaaaaaagaaaatgtgaaaTGCAGATTCCAGCATAAGTTAAACCCAAACCATAAAATCCCAAGCTTCCCATTTCACCAATTAACCACTCACCATGCACCCAAATTTACACAAAATAAATTCCGGCATTACAGAGCAGAAAAAAACTAGTATTCATTTTCCTAGTCTATACACACGCAGTCCCAGAAATAGCAAAAATAACGGGTAAGGTTAAATTACCAGGAGCAGCCAATGTGAGAGAAAGTCCCAATTGAAGAACCAGCACCGCCAGCAGCAGAGCAAGAagaagcggcggcggcggccagcTCGGCGCCATGGAAGAAGAGGTTGGGCTACGGGAGGGCGTAGTTTAGCACATGGTGGGAGTGGAAGGAAAGAGAAATGGGGGATGGGACTTTTGACTACTTTCCTCTATTGGTTTTCTTACTTCATTAAATTCCCCGGGCTGTGCAtttattttaatagaaatcttAATTTCATTTTCACGAATCTCTCTATCAAATTCAGGAGATCTTTTAGGTGGGGGCCATGGATGCCCACAACTAAGCTAGCTTTGCTTGCTGGTTTAACATTCCCcagaattaaattaaaataaaataactcacAAATTTACATTAGTAAGTACTAGTTCCAACTTATTTGAAGAtcttagtaattttttttttgaatgttGTGCACTCCAGACATGACTTTGGTCGCATTTCCAActcttttttaaaataatatattctaatggtgtttttcatttttgtttttccttttctttagtTAATCAATTTGAATAGCTTGTTTTTAGCTGTAGAGAAGGGTGTTGACAATGAAGCGAAATTCAATTAATGCGTACgtttcattttcaattattagGTCGAAGATTCGAGCCattacgaaaaaaaaaataatgagctattattaatctttttaaaaaaaaaattggaaaggGTGTCGTACTTGTGGCTTATGCACATAGGATATGGATCCACCAGATGTAGTCAGGATTTTAAGAATGGAGATATggaattattatatatagttaattaaatcAAATGTAGCATAATAGCATGTACAAATTGTGGCTGTGTGGGCGTGTGCAAGGGAAATTTGTGAGCAATACTTTTTAAGATtctttgaatttgttttgtttaataatatttaatctaaaaataataaatataaatatccAAATACGCATTTATCCTAAAAACAATAGAATTATATAAGTGGAGGGGCCAAATGAGGCCTAGTGCAACATGCATGTGCTACAGTGCTAGTGTGTAGGGCATGGGTTGTGTTTGTAACTCTAGGCAATTACTCCTATATGATAATTTAATAAGGCAGATTCACAAATAAACTTCTAGTGATTTGTTTGGACATCaaattttccttcttttttttttctcttgtcTGTTTCCTCAAATCATGTTATATATTCTCCTACTGTGCTCTCTCGTGTTCCCTTTGCTACTTTGTTTTCTTCTCATACATTTATGTATTGTACCCATCAATTATTCGGTGTATTTTCCCCAAATTTACAAATATGTGTATTCATTGTAACTCACCAAacccaattaaaaaaatcagtttttgttGGTATACAAACCAGGActataaaattgaagaaatggtTAAGAATAGTagggaaaagtatcaaataagcccgtAACATGGTGGTCCTTATCACGTTTAGATCCCTATAGTCGAtgttgggccaactaaacccctgaagtctttaatttcgtgcaattagcccctctgacttaacggcggtttaacaccgttaactattttattttttatttcgttggtggtgggacccacgctTTCTTCTTTGCCAAGCACGCCGGAAACACGTCGGAAACATGTCGGAAGGTGTTGACCATCGATTATGTTCGAAAATCAGTTGCGGTGGCTCCTTCCCCGGCCACTCACACCGGATCCTCCCAGTACCCCGACGGCCACTCCGCAAGAAACCCCAATTTCCGATCAAGAGCAGTCAAAAACCCCAAATCTAAAAAAAAGACAATCAATCAATGACGGCGGAAATCGAGATCTACAAGGTCTGGGCGAGCAACGTGGTTGTGGAAATCAGCTTAATCCATGAACACCAAGTTCCCGAGCACCGTGTTCAAGCTGAGCCCTCTCTTAAAGAAGCTCCACGCCGGCGACGCCGTGATTTGATGAGGGGGATATCGATGAGCGAGTAGCGGACCACTCTGGTGACGAGGGGGATATCAATGAGCGAGTAGCGGAAGTCGTAGTTGCTGAGGTGGGAGGAGAGCGTCTGGAGATTGAGGGACGACGGCGACATGGTGGCGGACAGAAAGGCGGAGGGGAGGAGCGCGTCGGCGTCGACGACGATGAGGGGTGGAGGACAGGGTTAGGCCcaccaatttaaaaaaatgaaaacagaCGGCGTCAACTGACCGTTAAAGgcgagggctcgattgttcgaAATTAGgcagtttgagggtttagttggcccaacaTCAACTATAGGGATCTAAACGTGATAgaggcttatttgatacttttctCATAATAGTATATAACTGAAATACTAATAAATAGCTCGTACATGTAAGTAAAAGTGAAACACAATACAAGCCAACCAAGATCCTACATTTATTGCTTTATCCACTcaacaaaagataaaataaaattttcaagatgataaattttatttaaatgttttTTCCTAATAAAAGCTGGAATTATCTCACAATAGCTTAAGCTTCGTTACTCTATTTTGGAATCAGATAAACCGTTGAATGGCTCTCTGCCACAATTATCTCACAATAGCTTAAGCTTCGACATTCTAATCCAAAGAAGGAATATTTGCTTCTTTCAAATGACGtgagaaatattttttaaagtatttGTGAGTGTACGTTTGTTGGAGTATACCACATGTCTAGAATAATTAATAGAGCCGCTTATTATCTTGGTCAATTTGCTAGAAATATTATGTAATTTTTGTGTTAGACGATAAATTTTTGTGGTtgacaacaatttttttttttgaatttttttttgctaaaaaaataaataaattatatgccAATCACAAACTTTGTCATGTAACACAAAAGTTGCATAATGTTTCTAGCAAATTGACCAAGATAATGTAACAAATACTCATATCTTTTAAATAAACATTTGTCTTCCGCCTAATAAAAGAAGGCAGATGCATGCATTGAAATTCTACATAAAGACTTAGTTATGGCATTATATAAATGAAATCAAACGAACTCAAATGCgaaatattctaaaaaaaaaaaagaatgtaaTGCGAAATTTCAGAAACTTTTGCGTGAGTTATTCAGTGTCATCAGTCCCAACGAAACTAAAATTATTGGGTACCTTTTgtatttctagtttatttatggGCTAAAAtgttcaaaaaatatttttaccgGTTTTGTTAAAGATAACCAATTTTGACTTACCGTCAAAGCCTGATACAAATATGTTATCAATATCAATATATCAATTCATTTTCGTACTTGCTATCTCTGGCTAAATTCGAAGAGTTTCAAGATTTGGCTGTGTCGTAGACGaaacaattatttatataaattaaaatgaaggtCCATTATGGGGATTTCTGTATTCCTAGCAAAAAGAGGTTAACTAAgaaatttctaaaaaaaatgacaaattacAAAAACTTACGAAATAATTgcgaaaaaaactaaaaaatttctgccttattatatattttttttgaataaaaaatttcTGCTGCACATAGCTACAAACTATATAATTGCgaaaaaaatcaaatctaaACTTATTAAATGAAAATTGGAGCTAAACTTTACGCAAAAAACATCAAATCAAGAATTTACGCCAAATTATCTCTTTTGGCAAGCAACGTTGCTTGCAAGGAAATAATACACCATTATATCACGGATACTCTTTTTGCTTCGACAAACAATAGAAGTGCACGAAACTAAAACGGTATGCCTGCCCTTTTCATTAAGAATTTAAGAGGAAGTTTATTGGGAGTGATATGAtagattaataaaatatataactgAATATTTGAAGGATAAAATGGTTGGATAAGTTTAAAACTATTGAATTCaccaaattaaataataaattagtttggatgaattaattatttttatctatccaCCATATAACTCAAAGTAAACTAGTCATAAAAGAAAAGGGCATACTACATGACTGctctttttataattattttttacttttaatttataaagaacCGTATATTTCGTATTACTATTTACTAAACAAAGTATTAGGGTGTTATAGGTATATTATACACCATAATCAGATGTATGATCAAACGAGACCTAGATAGATGACGAATAGTTTGAGAAATCtcatactctctccgtctcactccagtaggctcacttcttttgggtacgaagattaagaaaacttactttttagtaggaaaatTGTAATAAAGTGGTGTGgttcacaccaattaagtagtacaattttttacccaaaaaagaaaatgagcatattggagtgggacggatggagtaatattttatctACTGTGTTTCACCTTAGCATGTATTATCCTATTTAAAGCCCGATCAGCATTTCGTCACATAAATTCTGATGGATGTTTGATAAATTTAGGTGTTagtaagagcactcccagcagatcacctaaatgtatcactaactctaaatttaggctaaaacaattgaaaatgagataaaaaaatgcatccaacagatcccctaaattggatggggtccacaaaaaattttacacccacctaaattcaatcttaaatttacacccaccctaaatttattttaagcttataattagtagggcccacacataattattatttttatgtagaaaataggagatctggtgtatgcatttataaaataaagatcctaaaattaaatagggaagctttagggaggattataggagcataattttgggatttctgctgggagtgctctaataGTTTAGGATAAATATTTATGGCAACTGGCACATTCTTCCTTTGTAGCGTATCATATTATGTTTCCAAAAGTTAATGTACGAATCCTTGAAAAATAACTACCAACTCAAAAGGATGTTAAAAATGATGATCGGCTACGTACATTGCGCATGCTTACTACACATTCTAATCTAATTATTACTTTGAAATAAAGTATTCTGTATTTTTCAAagcttcattttttttaatctttagtCACAATATTGGTGGTTTGCTAATATAcgttttttgttattaaaaacACATTACTAAATACACCCGATATGCTAAATGGAAATATTTGTTAAAG contains:
- the LOC131004684 gene encoding uncharacterized protein LOC131004684 isoform X3, whose translation is MSCSNSSLLALPTEGEDQIMTSNANPSVPTQHQSRGSLPVPVAILWDIENCPVPSDVRPEDVAGNIRMALRVHPLIDGAVTTFSAYGDFNAFPRRLREGCQRTGVKLVDVPNGRKDAADKAILVDMFLFALDNPPPSPIMLISGDVDFAPALHILGQRGYTVILVIPSGTGVSSALSNAGRFVWEWTSVARGEVFVPNVKGLKPPCEGPAEVTGPLMGCQVSDGVEGHNEEESIVYRGASRGCYSNTKEVSVVSQSLSEYSTRSIVKLQNPTTTRSDGLPFGLNEVSTGSPAYCVENDLMWVQPGDLNGLKGQLVKLLDLFGGVLPLTRLPAEYQKMYGRPLYVSEYGAAKLVNLLKKMVGAISVEGKGQRKIVCLRNPKPEPVGPTPTVILARREKKGKAAVEDSIDIMIEAGSSDELSDEERLAIEENCGKRGGGEKFSFEITDDSRVIDNLKRFRYELQDILDATGRERTSAY
- the LOC131004684 gene encoding uncharacterized protein LOC131004684 isoform X1, which translates into the protein MSCSNSSLLALPTEGEDQIMTSNANPSVPTQHQSRGSLPVPVAILWDIENCPVPSDVRPEDVAGNIRMALRVHPLIDGAVTTFSAYGDFNAFPRRLREGCQRTGVKLVDVPNGRKDAADKAILVDMFLFALDNPPPSPIMLISGDVDFAPALHILGQRGYTVILVIPSGTGVSSALSNAGRFVWEWTSVARGEVFVPNVKGLKPPCEGPAEVTGPLMGCQVSDGVEGHNEEESIVYRGASRGCYSNTKEVSVVSQSLSEYSTRSIVKLQNPTTTRSDGLPFGLNEVSTGSPAYCVENDLMWVQPGDLNGLKGQLVKLLDLFGGVLPLTRLPAEYQKMYGRPLYVSEYGAAKLVNLLKKMVGAISVEGKGQRKIVCLRNPKPEPVGPTPTVILARREKKGKAAVEDSIDIMIEAGSSDELSDEERLAIEENCGKRGGGEKFSFEITDDSRVIDNLKRFRYELQDILVSYSYQIFLHCFETIYHQRYKRQLDYTNFGVSHLGELLEKVRDIVVVQVDPVSKRKFMIAIGA
- the LOC131004684 gene encoding uncharacterized protein LOC131004684 isoform X2, with the protein product MTSNANPSVPTQHQSRGSLPVPVAILWDIENCPVPSDVRPEDVAGNIRMALRVHPLIDGAVTTFSAYGDFNAFPRRLREGCQRTGVKLVDVPNGRKDAADKAILVDMFLFALDNPPPSPIMLISGDVDFAPALHILGQRGYTVILVIPSGTGVSSALSNAGRFVWEWTSVARGEVFVPNVKGLKPPCEGPAEVTGPLMGCQVSDGVEGHNEEESIVYRGASRGCYSNTKEVSVVSQSLSEYSTRSIVKLQNPTTTRSDGLPFGLNEVSTGSPAYCVENDLMWVQPGDLNGLKGQLVKLLDLFGGVLPLTRLPAEYQKMYGRPLYVSEYGAAKLVNLLKKMVGAISVEGKGQRKIVCLRNPKPEPVGPTPTVILARREKKGKAAVEDSIDIMIEAGSSDELSDEERLAIEENCGKRGGGEKFSFEITDDSRVIDNLKRFRYELQDILVSYSYQIFLHCFETIYHQRYKRQLDYTNFGVSHLGELLEKVRDIVVVQVDPVSKRKFMIAIGA
- the LOC131004683 gene encoding probable receptor-like protein kinase At1g49730; the encoded protein is MAPSWPPPPLLLALLLAVLVLQLGLSLTLAAPDCPLDLSRSNFTLAASLCSNPAERGRCCRYINAMVAISVSQYANTTSELGVASNMSDSCIHAISRTFELYGVTKNATVFCGFGPKIHVNYECQGRSTVTQMLQSPKFNDVTENCRVPLSENKACRRCLNSGILYLRNLLGPTDNVTLSTCRDATFAALASQVGYVSRLDFAGCFFGVQGLITPSGSAPPVPPPETSPRSPDAASPTQLSLNTSLKGNHHPYRLPLVLSIGIAVIALASIILAVLAVLIRRKSRELEDSDANDDMPPKAVALSARKFQDGPSGMFRKYSYRETKKATNNFNTVIGQGGFGIVYKAEFPGGLVAAVKRMSKVSEQAEGDFCRELELLARLHHRHLVALRGFCIERHERFLMYEFMANGSLKDHLHAQGRTPLSWQARIQIAIDVANALEYLHFYCDPPLCHRDVKSSNILLDENFVAKLADFGLAHASKNGSIFFEPVNTDIRGTPGYLDPEYVITQELTEKSDVYSYGIVLLELITGRRTIQDNKNIIEWAQAILESESRMDELVDPYLGDTYDFDQLQTAIAIVRWCTQREGRGRPSIKQVLRLLYESSDPMHSGFVEAVEDEEGEGTENRGRKSRGKHVFFSGDRNLASSSSTSRSYCSRSFLLEMGSPQSPSNMPSI